From Segatella copri, the proteins below share one genomic window:
- the priA gene encoding replication restart helicase PriA, translated as MKYVDVILPLPLDGTFTYSVPDGIEGKVVPGVRLLVPLGKSKKYIAMATRLHDDKPAFSCKPVEAILDNTPSLLPQQMRLWQWIGYYYMAPLGDVYNAAMPGGLKSTEKFKPKMELYVELASTYRSEQALHVALNLVQRALKQAKTLTTFLSLSHWDSLDGDTPREGIKKVTKEELMNESHCTAAVVKALIDRGILFTYELEIGRLNTNGESHLDLIKPLSLAQQDAYNGILMQMMKKDVVLLHGVTSSGKTEIYIHLIRKAIEEHKQVLYLLPEIALTVQIMERLHRVFGDRLGIYHSKYSDAERVEIWQKQLSDHPYDVILGARSAVFLPFKNLGLVIIDEEHETSFKQQDPAPRYHARSAAIVLAKMYGAKTLLGTATPSMESYYNAQQGKYGLVELKTRYKGIQLPEIQVVDVKDLRRRKMMSGPFSPQLLAAVREALKNGQQAILFQNRRGFAPMVECKVCGWVPKCKNCDVSLTLHKSINLLTCHYCGYTYPVPTECPNCGSTEIMGRGFGTEKIEDQIAEIFPEAKIARMDLDTTRTRNAYERLIADFSEGRTNLLIGTQMVSKGLDFDKVSVVGILNADSMLNYPDFRAYEHAFMMMAQVSGRAGRKGKRGLVILQTKNPTLPVIGQVVHNDYEGLYQGILEERRTFHYPPFFHLINVYVKHKYDKVCEQASHELSKTLRSWFGERVLGPDKPAVARVKTMNIRKIVIKLENGIDQQKVREYLKFAQQQMGKDPRYGALQIYYDVDPL; from the coding sequence ATGAAGTATGTAGATGTGATATTACCCCTTCCGCTCGACGGAACCTTTACTTATTCTGTCCCTGATGGGATAGAAGGGAAAGTTGTGCCTGGGGTACGCTTGCTGGTTCCTCTTGGGAAAAGTAAGAAATATATCGCAATGGCTACCCGGCTGCATGATGATAAGCCTGCATTCTCCTGCAAACCTGTCGAGGCGATACTTGACAATACGCCTTCGCTGTTGCCTCAGCAGATGAGATTGTGGCAATGGATTGGCTATTATTATATGGCTCCGTTAGGCGATGTCTACAATGCAGCTATGCCTGGTGGTCTGAAGTCTACAGAGAAATTCAAGCCCAAGATGGAACTCTATGTAGAACTTGCCAGTACGTACCGTAGTGAGCAGGCACTTCATGTAGCGCTCAACCTGGTGCAAAGAGCCTTGAAGCAAGCCAAAACATTAACCACCTTTCTGAGTCTCTCACATTGGGACAGTCTTGATGGAGATACGCCTAGAGAAGGCATAAAAAAAGTGACCAAGGAAGAACTGATGAACGAGAGCCATTGTACGGCTGCTGTTGTCAAGGCGCTTATCGACAGGGGAATTCTCTTTACTTATGAATTGGAAATAGGACGATTGAATACGAATGGAGAATCTCATCTTGATTTGATTAAACCTCTCTCCTTGGCTCAGCAAGATGCCTATAATGGAATCCTGATGCAAATGATGAAAAAGGATGTTGTATTGCTTCATGGTGTGACATCCAGCGGAAAGACGGAAATCTACATTCATCTTATCAGAAAAGCCATAGAGGAGCATAAGCAGGTGCTCTATCTTCTGCCGGAAATCGCTCTGACCGTACAAATCATGGAGCGCCTTCATAGAGTTTTCGGTGACCGGCTGGGCATCTACCACTCTAAATATAGTGATGCTGAGCGTGTAGAAATCTGGCAGAAACAACTCTCTGATCATCCCTATGATGTAATCCTGGGTGCAAGAAGTGCCGTCTTCCTGCCTTTTAAGAATTTGGGACTCGTCATCATAGACGAAGAGCACGAGACTTCCTTTAAACAACAGGATCCCGCTCCGCGCTACCATGCCAGAAGTGCTGCCATTGTGCTTGCCAAAATGTATGGGGCAAAGACTTTATTGGGTACGGCTACGCCTTCGATGGAGAGTTATTATAATGCGCAGCAAGGTAAGTATGGACTGGTAGAACTGAAGACAAGATACAAAGGTATTCAGTTGCCGGAAATTCAGGTGGTAGATGTAAAAGACTTGCGCCGCCGTAAGATGATGAGCGGTCCTTTCTCTCCACAGCTTTTGGCTGCAGTAAGAGAGGCTTTGAAGAATGGGCAACAGGCAATCCTCTTTCAGAATCGTCGTGGTTTTGCGCCGATGGTTGAATGTAAGGTATGTGGTTGGGTGCCGAAATGTAAGAACTGTGATGTCTCGCTTACGTTGCATAAGAGTATCAACCTGCTGACTTGCCATTATTGTGGTTACACTTATCCGGTTCCTACGGAATGTCCTAACTGTGGCAGTACGGAAATCATGGGACGCGGTTTTGGTACCGAGAAGATAGAAGACCAGATAGCGGAAATCTTTCCGGAAGCCAAGATTGCCAGAATGGATTTGGATACAACACGTACACGAAATGCCTACGAACGTCTTATCGCAGACTTCTCTGAAGGCAGAACGAATCTTCTCATAGGTACGCAAATGGTTTCTAAGGGTCTCGATTTCGATAAGGTGAGTGTAGTAGGCATCCTGAATGCTGATTCGATGCTCAACTATCCCGATTTCCGTGCCTACGAGCATGCTTTCATGATGATGGCACAGGTGAGTGGTAGAGCTGGAAGAAAAGGTAAACGTGGCTTGGTGATTCTACAGACCAAGAATCCTACCTTGCCTGTCATCGGACAGGTGGTGCATAATGATTATGAAGGCTTGTATCAGGGTATTCTGGAGGAGAGAAGAACTTTTCATTATCCACCTTTCTTCCACCTGATTAATGTGTATGTAAAACATAAATATGATAAGGTATGCGAACAGGCTAGCCATGAGCTCAGCAAAACGCTGAGAAGCTGGTTTGGCGAGCGTGTGTTGGGACCCGATAAACCTGCTGTGGCAAGGGTTAAGACGATGAACATCCGAAAGATTGTTATCAAACTGGAAAATGGTATTGATCAGCAGAAGGTAAGAGAATATCTGAAGTTTGCTCAACAGCAGATGGGAAAGGATCCGAGATATGGAGCTCTGCAGATTTATTATGATGTAGACCCATTGTAG
- a CDS encoding HD family phosphohydrolase translates to MSIFNNPEENYWRNFATKTVLILITVAIIVWFLPRNEGRMFRYDVGKPWMYGSVIAKFDFPIYKTDEAIKREQDSLMKQFQPYYTVNESIGSEQVSRFLHDFSQGVPGLPKEYVGLIAHQLQRLYQTGIIATTEYNRIYKDSTSMIRIINGKNVKSVPIGSFYSTIAAYERIFYDEKLATQRQLLSRCNLNNYVEANVIYDKGRSEAEKADMMSSIPLASGMVMSGQKIVDRGEVITNNTYRVLNSFDKEMKRRSSTQEELTTTIIGQVLFIFILVMLFTSYLSLFRKDYFDKPRSITMLYAMITLFPIFVSLMMKHNFFSVYIIPFAMAPIFVRVFMDSRTAFISHVTMILICAAAVKYQYEFIIVQLVAGLVAIYSLRELSKRSQIFITALLVTIASSVVYLALQLMQDNQVFNVDASMYTYFTVNGIFLLLSYPLMYIIEKMFGFTSNVTLFELSNTNKGLLRNLSEIAPGTFQHSITVGNLAAEIANRIRANSLLVRTGALYHDIGKMTNPVFFTENQAGVNPHDQLSDLESAQIIISHVSEGLKMAEKVGLPGIIKDFITTHHGTGITKYFYINYCNAHPTEVIDKSQFQYPGPNPFTREQAILMMADTVEAASRSLNEYTEESISNLVNKLIDGQVADGFFKECPITFRDIALAKQVLIERLKAIYHTRISYPHLNVRQNAGKKTSQESKEQE, encoded by the coding sequence TCGCAACGAAGGAAGGATGTTCAGGTACGATGTTGGAAAGCCATGGATGTATGGTTCCGTCATCGCAAAATTTGACTTTCCGATCTATAAGACCGATGAAGCCATCAAGCGTGAACAGGATTCGCTGATGAAGCAATTCCAACCTTATTATACTGTCAATGAATCCATCGGCAGCGAACAGGTGAGCCGTTTCCTGCACGACTTCAGCCAAGGTGTACCAGGTTTGCCAAAAGAATATGTGGGACTCATAGCCCACCAGCTTCAGCGCCTTTATCAGACCGGTATCATCGCTACCACGGAATATAATCGTATCTACAAAGATTCTACCAGTATGATACGAATTATCAACGGAAAGAATGTGAAGAGCGTACCTATCGGTTCGTTCTACTCTACTATTGCCGCTTACGAACGCATCTTCTACGATGAGAAACTGGCAACCCAGCGACAGCTTTTATCCCGTTGCAACCTCAACAATTATGTTGAAGCCAACGTCATATACGATAAGGGAAGAAGCGAGGCAGAGAAAGCCGACATGATGAGCAGCATTCCACTGGCAAGCGGAATGGTGATGAGCGGACAGAAGATTGTGGATCGTGGTGAAGTGATTACGAACAACACCTATCGGGTGCTCAATTCATTCGATAAGGAGATGAAGCGCCGCAGCTCTACCCAGGAAGAGCTGACAACCACTATCATCGGACAGGTACTGTTTATCTTCATTCTTGTCATGCTGTTTACCTCTTATCTCTCACTTTTCAGAAAAGACTATTTTGATAAGCCGCGCAGCATTACCATGCTTTATGCGATGATTACGCTGTTCCCTATCTTTGTGTCACTCATGATGAAACACAATTTCTTCAGTGTCTATATCATCCCATTTGCCATGGCGCCTATCTTCGTACGTGTATTTATGGACTCGCGTACAGCCTTTATCAGCCACGTTACGATGATTCTTATTTGTGCAGCAGCGGTAAAATACCAATACGAGTTTATCATCGTACAGCTGGTAGCAGGTCTTGTTGCTATTTACAGTTTGCGTGAACTCAGCAAGCGCTCGCAGATATTCATCACAGCCCTGTTGGTAACTATAGCCAGCAGTGTAGTATATCTTGCCCTTCAGCTGATGCAGGACAACCAGGTGTTCAACGTAGATGCCAGCATGTATACCTACTTTACCGTAAACGGCATCTTCCTGCTACTCTCTTATCCGCTCATGTACATTATAGAAAAGATGTTTGGATTTACATCTAATGTTACACTTTTCGAGTTGTCAAATACCAACAAGGGATTACTCCGCAACCTGAGTGAGATTGCTCCAGGCACCTTCCAGCATTCTATCACCGTAGGTAACCTGGCAGCAGAGATTGCCAACCGCATCAGAGCTAACAGTCTCCTGGTACGTACCGGAGCACTCTATCATGATATCGGTAAGATGACTAACCCTGTTTTCTTCACAGAGAATCAGGCGGGCGTTAATCCTCACGACCAGTTAAGCGACCTTGAGAGCGCACAGATTATCATAAGCCATGTTTCAGAAGGTCTGAAGATGGCAGAGAAAGTTGGTCTGCCAGGCATCATAAAGGATTTCATCACTACTCATCACGGAACGGGCATCACCAAGTATTTCTATATTAATTACTGTAATGCTCACCCTACAGAGGTGATTGACAAGTCGCAGTTCCAATATCCTGGTCCGAACCCATTTACCCGCGAACAGGCCATCCTGATGATGGCAGATACGGTTGAAGCGGCTTCGCGCTCTCTGAACGAATATACTGAAGAAAGCATCAGTAACCTCGTCAATAAACTCATCGACGGACAGGTGGCAGATGGTTTCTTCAAGGAGTGCCCTATCACGTTCCGAGACATTGCTCTCGCTAAACAAGTACTCATCGAACGACTCAAGGCTATTTACCATACCCGTATTTCGTATCCTCACTTAAACGTAAGACAGAATGCCGGCAAAAAGACGAGTCAGGAGTCTAAAGAACAAGAGTAA
- a CDS encoding porin family protein codes for MKKVLSVLMVVAAMMFATNANAQIKFGLKGGLDVTNMSLSNDVFDASNKTGFFVGPMVKVTIPVVGLSFDAAALYDQKEAKVSVNDAETTMTQKSLNIPVNVRYGFGLSSLANVFVFAGPQWGINVGDKNFEWNKSGCYSLKKTNFSVNVGLGVTLLSHLQLSANYNIACGKTADVTWEETSEKIVNGNSKNNSWQIALGYWF; via the coding sequence ATGAAGAAAGTTTTATCAGTATTAATGGTTGTAGCAGCCATGATGTTTGCTACAAATGCAAATGCCCAGATTAAGTTTGGTTTGAAGGGCGGTTTGGATGTTACTAACATGTCTTTGAGTAACGATGTATTCGATGCATCTAACAAGACTGGTTTCTTTGTAGGTCCAATGGTAAAGGTTACTATCCCTGTTGTTGGCTTGAGTTTTGATGCTGCTGCCTTGTACGATCAGAAGGAAGCTAAGGTATCTGTAAATGATGCAGAGACAACGATGACTCAGAAATCTCTTAATATCCCAGTAAACGTACGTTATGGCTTCGGTTTGAGCAGTTTGGCTAATGTTTTCGTTTTCGCTGGTCCACAGTGGGGTATCAACGTTGGTGACAAGAACTTCGAGTGGAATAAATCAGGCTGTTATTCTCTGAAGAAAACAAACTTCAGTGTAAACGTAGGTTTGGGTGTTACCCTGCTGAGCCATCTCCAGCTCTCTGCAAACTATAACATCGCTTGCGGTAAGACTGCAGATGTTACCTGGGAGGAAACAAGCGAAAAGATTGTGAATGGTAACAGTAAGAATAACAGTTGGCAGATTGCTTTGGGTTATTGGTTCTAA
- the gldN gene encoding gliding motility protein GldN: MKKILFIFMLLGMVQSIMAQPAARRKQAQQKAQQSNADNMTLRAKLYFPTAIPMDEDVVWRRDIYRELNLTDDANAALYYPVEPTDGKMNLFTYIFKLMFTGRVPVYQYRMDGNEDFSAANRLTPKAFVDNYHIYYEKTDNGKVHIDDSDIPSAEVKSYYVKETSYYDQKTASFHTKVLALCPIMTRNDDFGDVGNKYPLFWVKYDDLAPFLAKQQLMTSNVNNAAVMSAEDYFTKNLYQGKIYKTNNMQGNTLAQYCPSDTAMAKEQKRIEAELAAFEKNIWGNQARKDSLDSIAKAEKNMDAKTLKKSRNRRSGSASKPAKTSTVKKRRSGGSYVSSGGSARVTVRRERH; this comes from the coding sequence ATGAAAAAGATATTATTCATATTCATGCTTTTGGGAATGGTGCAGAGCATCATGGCACAGCCAGCGGCTCGCAGAAAGCAGGCTCAGCAAAAGGCACAACAGTCGAATGCTGATAATATGACCTTGCGTGCCAAACTTTATTTCCCTACAGCCATTCCGATGGATGAGGACGTGGTTTGGAGAAGAGACATCTATCGTGAACTCAATCTCACAGATGATGCCAATGCTGCCTTGTATTATCCTGTAGAGCCAACAGATGGTAAGATGAATCTCTTTACCTATATCTTTAAACTGATGTTTACGGGTAGAGTGCCTGTTTATCAGTATCGTATGGATGGTAATGAAGATTTTTCTGCCGCCAACCGTCTTACTCCGAAAGCATTCGTAGATAATTATCATATCTACTACGAGAAGACTGATAATGGAAAGGTGCATATTGATGACAGCGATATTCCGTCAGCAGAAGTGAAATCGTACTATGTGAAGGAGACTTCTTATTATGACCAGAAAACAGCTTCTTTCCATACCAAGGTATTGGCTTTGTGCCCTATCATGACCCGTAATGATGACTTTGGAGATGTAGGAAACAAGTATCCGCTCTTCTGGGTGAAGTATGATGATTTGGCTCCTTTCCTGGCTAAGCAGCAGCTGATGACCAGTAATGTGAACAATGCTGCTGTGATGAGCGCAGAAGATTATTTTACCAAGAATCTGTATCAGGGTAAAATCTACAAGACCAATAATATGCAGGGCAATACCCTGGCACAATACTGTCCTTCGGATACTGCCATGGCGAAGGAACAGAAACGCATAGAAGCTGAGTTGGCTGCCTTTGAGAAGAATATCTGGGGTAATCAGGCTCGGAAGGATTCTCTTGACAGTATTGCCAAGGCAGAAAAGAATATGGATGCCAAGACTCTGAAGAAAAGCCGTAACAGAAGAAGTGGTTCTGCATCTAAACCAGCTAAGACTTCTACTGTTAAAAAACGCAGATCAGGAGGAAGCTATGTTTCTTCTGGTGGCTCAGCTAGGGTAACGGTTCGTAGAGAGCGTCATTAA
- a CDS encoding OmpP1/FadL family transporter yields the protein MKKLKLVGLAIAMACATPSFAGGLLTNTNQHVAFNRMMSREASIGIDGVYYNPAGVVFMGEGHHLAINWQLAYQTRSIENDYALFTNNVNNPITPRTFKGKAFAPVIPSFQYAYNKGRWSLQASFALTGGGGKCTFDNGLGSFEKIVAETAMAACDLAGAVDKVAAKYGVPAVFTSDKNFGKEGKYSYNSYMHGRQYYYGLSLGAAYKFSDNFSAFAGVRGVYASTNYYGYVEDIKVGNMPLYKVLDPTKETAANIELSCDQSGVGFTPIIGVDFKTGKWNFAAKYEFKTRIRLKNKSVNQVPSIGNLPDNLRNAYIAGGVPEAAANAIIGNPDIQGAMGQLKTEFDTKLEKAIGEYEDGKKIAGDIPAYLALGVGYSPVDAVRVNVGFHWFDDKHATSYNNRQEKLKRGTLEYNAGVEVDVNKKITLSTGWQNTNYGLPDENLDTPASKRYMDDKSFVVSSNSVAVGGVYHINKKMDLNVAYFHTFYQHKKTSENVELIGKTYSSDYTRNNNVFAVGLDINF from the coding sequence ATGAAGAAACTAAAATTAGTTGGTTTGGCCATTGCGATGGCTTGTGCAACCCCATCTTTTGCAGGCGGTTTGCTCACCAACACCAATCAACATGTAGCATTCAACAGAATGATGAGCCGTGAGGCTTCAATTGGTATCGACGGTGTTTATTATAATCCAGCCGGAGTTGTATTCATGGGTGAAGGTCACCATCTCGCCATCAACTGGCAGTTGGCTTACCAGACACGTAGCATTGAAAATGATTATGCTCTGTTCACAAACAATGTGAACAATCCTATTACTCCTCGTACTTTTAAGGGTAAAGCTTTTGCGCCTGTCATCCCTTCATTCCAGTATGCTTATAATAAAGGTAGATGGTCACTCCAGGCTAGCTTCGCCCTCACGGGTGGCGGTGGCAAGTGTACCTTCGATAATGGTCTTGGCTCTTTCGAGAAGATTGTAGCTGAGACAGCAATGGCTGCTTGCGATTTGGCAGGTGCTGTGGATAAGGTTGCAGCAAAGTATGGCGTACCAGCTGTTTTTACTAGCGATAAGAATTTCGGTAAAGAAGGCAAGTATAGCTACAACAGCTATATGCACGGCCGCCAGTACTACTATGGTCTCTCTCTGGGTGCAGCCTATAAGTTCAGCGACAACTTCAGCGCATTCGCAGGCGTACGAGGTGTCTATGCATCTACTAACTACTACGGATATGTAGAAGATATCAAGGTAGGCAACATGCCTCTCTATAAGGTGCTCGACCCAACCAAGGAAACAGCTGCCAACATTGAGTTGAGCTGTGACCAGAGCGGTGTGGGCTTCACTCCTATTATTGGTGTGGATTTCAAGACTGGCAAGTGGAACTTCGCTGCCAAATATGAGTTTAAGACTCGTATCCGCCTGAAGAACAAGTCAGTAAACCAGGTACCTAGTATCGGTAACCTGCCAGACAACCTCCGCAACGCCTACATTGCAGGTGGTGTACCAGAGGCTGCTGCAAATGCCATCATCGGCAACCCAGATATTCAGGGAGCCATGGGACAGTTGAAGACCGAGTTCGACACCAAGCTCGAAAAAGCTATCGGCGAATATGAAGATGGCAAGAAGATTGCGGGTGATATTCCTGCTTATCTGGCACTCGGTGTTGGCTATAGCCCTGTTGATGCAGTTAGAGTAAACGTTGGTTTCCACTGGTTCGATGACAAGCACGCTACATCTTACAACAACCGACAGGAGAAGTTAAAGCGTGGTACATTGGAGTACAACGCAGGTGTCGAGGTAGACGTAAACAAGAAGATTACCTTGAGTACTGGCTGGCAGAACACCAACTATGGTTTGCCTGATGAGAACCTTGACACACCAGCTTCAAAAAGATACATGGACGACAAATCATTCGTTGTCAGTTCAAACTCTGTAGCAGTTGGTGGTGTATACCACATCAACAAGAAGATGGATTTGAACGTGGCTTACTTCCACACCTTCTATCAGCACAAGAAGACTTCAGAGAATGTAGAACTAATAGGAAAGACCTACAGTTCTGACTACACACGTAACAACAACGTATTCGCAGTAGGTCTTGACATCAACTTCTAA
- the gldL gene encoding gliding motility protein GldL: MSYYSKFNIVYRLQKWMDSVPGQTFLNYAYSWGASIVIAGTLFKLTHLPGANLMLFLGMGTEILVFFLSAFDRPFDKTAEGRDLPTHATEEYLEGKVSAEEMMTAKNRSETIQPQVSSPVSPVMTAAPELTPLNPEVVEVQNSYVEQLKSLVETLSKVNEQSSRLTRDSEEMENLNRTLTGISRVYEMQLKSASQQIGTIDQINEQTKMMAKQIEQLNKIYTRMIDAMTINMRVAAPHVTSEE; this comes from the coding sequence ATGAGCTATTATAGCAAATTCAATATCGTATACCGCTTACAGAAGTGGATGGATAGTGTGCCGGGTCAGACATTCCTTAACTATGCTTACAGCTGGGGTGCCTCTATCGTAATCGCTGGTACCCTCTTTAAGTTGACCCATCTTCCTGGTGCCAATCTCATGCTTTTCTTAGGTATGGGAACGGAGATTCTCGTGTTCTTCCTTTCTGCTTTCGACCGTCCTTTCGACAAGACAGCCGAAGGTAGAGACCTGCCTACCCATGCTACAGAGGAGTATCTGGAAGGAAAGGTGTCGGCTGAAGAAATGATGACTGCCAAGAATCGTTCTGAAACCATTCAACCTCAGGTTTCTTCTCCTGTCTCTCCTGTAATGACTGCTGCGCCAGAACTGACTCCACTTAATCCTGAGGTGGTGGAAGTTCAGAACAGCTACGTAGAACAGTTGAAGAGCCTGGTAGAAACCTTGAGTAAGGTAAACGAACAGAGTAGCCGACTGACTCGTGACAGCGAGGAGATGGAGAATCTGAACCGTACCTTGACAGGTATCAGCAGGGTATACGAGATGCAGCTGAAAAGTGCCAGCCAGCAGATTGGTACCATTGACCAGATCAATGAGCAGACCAAGATGATGGCAAAGCAGATAGAACAGTTGAACAAAATTTATACCCGTATGATTGATGCCATGACCATCAATATGCGTGTGGCGGCTCCTCATGTAACAAGTGAAGAGTAA